taagctttatttatgatattcgaaCACGTTACAAATGCATATGAATTACCATAATAAAGTATAATGTAAATGAGTAAAAATTTCTAAAGactattagttacatagtgtgctagtgacctaatacggtatatatatTGGGTCAGTAAATTCtatatggggtgagagcgaagcTCGAATCTCCaaatggaatttactgaccacATATATACCATATtacgtcactagcacactatgaaACGCATTTATCTTACCCACCATCTCAACGTGTGAAAGTTAGACTAGTGACCTATCGAAATGAGCAAGTCTTTAATACTGTTAGCATTAAGAAGCTACTTTCATTGATCCTATAAAAACAGatgccaacaataacaactttttaagtttaaatgtgtttcatgaatttatttaaatcttaatGATCAATTTTTGCGTCTGTAGAAAcatctaagtttttttttctcagtaccgttttgttttaataaagggacgtaacaccaATACTAAATGTGTATGGAATAATCCCCGCCCCCTTCTAACCTAATATGGAATTTAAAGGGACGTAACACTTCTACTGACCGTGTGTGAAATAAGacccgcctccctactaacttaatataaaatatacacggtctccacgcggacgcttttaaccaatcattttCCTAGAAATGCATAGGAGGTAAGATGAATATCTATATTGCTCCTTGCCAAATCGAttagaagaaaaacattttatgtttgatattcACTGACATAATTATATCTCGTTTATAAGACATGGTAATTCTTTTAGTAGTTTTATATTTAGTCATCATATGCTTTTAGTGTGTTACTATTCAGAGtaggttttactcattgttaatGGGACCTGCAATAATCATATATGTGCGATTTGGTCTTTAGgtaatgtttagttttctaattggcactcataccaaatctttttacttaaatatttatGCATTGTCTGTTTAAGTTATCATACTTTCACGTTTGAAAGCCAGATGTTGATTGGTTAATACGAGGGTTCATCAGGAGACAATTTTCCTAATGTTACCGTTTCGTTTAGACCGATAAAAAATCGACAATTTGAACGATATCAATAATTTTATAGACAATGCTCAAGTTCTACGTTTCGGCCTCagacatttttcaaaaactgtcaacataaaacaaaatacacccTGCTTCACTCTGTTTTTTCATCATTATAAGTTAACGTTGTTGGGTACATGTTGTCAtagtaaattttcaattttcaatttcaaatgcaataATGACATAGCATTCAGTATAACAAATTAGATAACATCGTTGAGAGAGTATTATTGCAGATTGTTACTACTCGCGCAAAACATTGCCAACCACGATTTCGCCTCGGTTGACAATGTTtctgagagagagaaaaaatatgcTCTATCGCCTTCTCAGCaagtgttatttatatactaaaattgataatgaaaatgaggaatgtgccaaaaacccgaccaaaaagcataaaagttttcaaagataccaggcttgtAATtcaatacaccagacgcgcgtttagtctacacaagactcattagtgacgatCAGATCAACATATTTAGAAAGCCAAACACGTACATATTTGAAAAGCATTAAGGACCCAAAATTTCCATAGAACACttttcaaaagatatataaaaatcatacCCAAAACCCCTAAAAAAGTTGTCGTGAATCAATTTTTTAGTCTATGATCATTGTTCGATTGTTGTAAATGATCGTATGTAATGTCTAGAGTTTTATTTCTCAAACATGTCATACTGTCATAGGCGTCACCAAGAGACCGATCGTAGATATTAACGTCATCATGGTTAACGTGACGTCGATTATTAGTTTCATCATACACATCTTCTTTTGAAATAGCATAATGGTCATAATTGTTATCGATTGTTATTGATATCGAGGCTTCATTCTTTTCTTTTACGGTTGTTAgtgaagaatattttatttccgaATAGTTATCTACATTGTTTGGACGTCTTGTTTCATTCGGGTCtagaacaaaataattattttggtcGAGTGAATTTTGTTGCAATCTACTTGACGAAGATGCAACAAGATTATCTATGTCTGAATAACTATGGTCTATGGTTGCTTCTGATTCACTTGGttcaataagaaaaataattgttcTCCATATTTCCTTCCAATCCATGCAAATGGTCTACAAATATATTTCCCCTTTGAGGATCATTTATTGAATATGACGTATTGTCCGTTTCTACACTTGCAGCAAGACGAGAATATGGACCGTTTGTAGCATTTGCATCAACATACAAATTAGACGTTTCATTTAAACCATCGTTTCTGTGTAAATTCTGGTAATTCATTGGTTCTGATATGTTCGATTCAGAATTATGTTTCcactttttatttttcctataaaaatccaaatttaaattaaataacgAATATAAAGTTATAAGATTACCTGGCTAAAACTATCACATGAATTAGCTTATTGTAAAAAAAGGtaattgaaatacaaaactcaaaggtaaattgaaaaaagggggaagtTCATAACACCTGATAAAATCAAACGGTAGACTACACAATTCATAAGAACAAATGGAAACTTTTCAAATTACTAACTTAGAACAAGATAAGACTACTCAATATATTGAATGAATGCCAAATGGAACATAGCGATTTGCGTACATAGAAGATTGTTTTCTTATAATTCAGATGTCaatatttcatgaaaatatGTGTAAGAAAATCACTTTGAAAGGtcaatgtaacaaaaaaaaccatgtgaaatggaataaaacaaatcacatcaaatatatcaggattataatgtgTTTCGTCAGACGTCTTTcgtttttacctattatgtctgtttgttttgttcgcgtattgttgtcaatatattggAATTTTATCTGactgtcaaacaaatgttaGGGGTATAAAACCTAAAACAATCCACcataagaaaatgcttgtatcatttcaggaatatgacagctgttattcattcgtttgctGTGTTTGAGATATTGACACACTGCAAATACTTGACTGTACAAGCCCTGTAACCAGCAATTTTCCTGGCATGGTTTTTCTTTATCAAACTTTCATGggtcattttttttagataagtaAGATAGATGCATATATCTTACTACTCGCTTGAAACTTTTGGATTGTTCAATTAACGCCTTTAAGcacaaatgacataaaaaatcaaaattggtgCAAACAACGTCATGTTGATACGTGTCATACCTCGTGTATAATACCCTTATCATCACCATCAAGCTTTGACGATTAAACCAACTctgcatatttttatttctagaaTACTAGTATCTCTATGACTGATGtcaaacataactttttttaacattttctgaGTCAGATCTTGTTTATAATTAAGAGATGTAAGTACTTTATCTATTTAACACTTTGAATCAGTACTTAAACCCATTTCCTTGATTTTCTTCCGACTGCAATAAATCTTGATGAATGACTCAGAATAACACTTAtacttaaaacaaaactaaaatagATGATTTCACGAAGTAAAGCGTCTTCGATCTCTTGTTTGCGGGGGTGGAGTATAGCTTTAGCTACATTAGCTAGCTTTATTTAGTAGGAATCATATTTAAATACTTTCAAAAGTACATATATGTATAAGAATGTTGTTTCACAGCTATACCAGTAAcacaaagatataaaaatatatataaaaaaattaaaaaaattaaaaatgaacatGCATAGTtggtaaaatattgaaaatacaaTTGACTTTAGTATTTAGTtgttataaaattcataatgaATTAAAAGGATAAGTGTCCTAtgataaaatcaacggtaccaatcaattgtgttgcaccagatgcgcattccgacaatacatgtctcttcagtgatgctcgtggccaaaatatttgaaatccaaagcttatataaatgatgaagagctataatccaaaaggtccaaaaagtatagccaaattcgtgaaaggaatcagagctttgcatgagggagatacattccttaatttataataatttataatattgtgtaacagcaaatttaaataacacaaaaaaatccgtattttcatgccagtaccgaagtactggctactgggctggtgataccctcggggactaatagtccaccagcagaggcatcgacccagtggtagtaatgaAATCAACAGTACCaatcaattttgttgcaccagatgcgcattttgacaatacatgtctcttcactgatgctcgtggccaaaatatttgaaatccaaagcttatataaatgatgaagagctataatccaaaaggtccaaaaagtatagccaaattcgtgaaaggaatcagagctttgcatgagggagatacattccttaatttatgataatttataatattttgtaacagcaaattttgataacacaaaaaatccgtattttcatgccagtaccgaagtactggctactgggctggtgatacccttggggactaatagtccaccaacagaggcatcgacccagtggtagtaataaaatcaacggtaccaatcaattttgttgcaccagatgcgcatttcgacaatacctgtctcttcagtgatgctcgtggccaaaatatttgaaatccaaagcttatataaatgatgaagagctataatccaaaaggtccaaaaagtatagccaaattcgtgaaaggaatcagagctttgcatgagggagatacattccttaatttataataatttataatattttgtaacagcaaattttaataacacaaaaaaatccgtattttcatgccagtaccgaagtactggctactgggctggtgataccctcggggactaatagtccaccagcagaggcatcgacctagtggttgTAAATGATGCGATAATTATGTTACAAAgttaaattcaaaaatcaaCTGATATGCACGCCCTCAATagaattagttttttttttctctttttctctaTGTTTGTCTACAAAACAACATAACTATATaccatacaaaacaaaacaaaaataaagtaattgtATAACATAACTTGCTGTGTTATTTTCCTTACACTTCTTTAACTGTGAAGATATTTTTTGTAGAAATCACTAgctatttatatcaaattttatgcAACGAAAATATGTATGCTTTCGTTTCAATAACCTGTAATCTCAAACTGAGCTAATCAAATACCTGTATATGATGAAGATAACAAACAATGTAGTGGCAATGACTACTATTGACGAAATAACACCAATTTCTGTTCCTGAAAAGATTAAGAGAGTTATACAATTTGGATTCAATTAATGAGAATTTGACATTTCCCTAGAATTTGTTAGATCAAATAACGTTTTCAGTCCGTCTTGGTTATAATTTATCTTGGAATGAAAGTTATTTCAATATCAGAATAAATCAGGCAACCagttgaagaaaaacaaaaggtcatcTTTTGGACAATaacattgaaaatggaaatggggaatgtgtcaaagagacaacagcccgaccaaagaaaaaacaacagcagaaggtcaccaacaggtcttcaatgtagcgagaaattcccgcacccggaggcgtccttcagctggccccttaacaaagatatactagttcagtgataatgaacgccatactaatttccaaattgtacgaaagaaactcaaattaaaataatacaagactaacaaaggccagaggctcctgacttgggacaggcgcaaaaatgcggcggggttaaacatgtttgtgagatctcaaccctccccctatacctctaatcaatgtagaaaagtaaacgcataacaatacgcacattaaaattcagttcaagagaagtccgagtctgatgtcagaagatgtaaccaaagaaaataaacaaaatgacaataatacataaataacaacagaccactagcagttaactgacatgccagctccagacttcaattaaactgactgaaagattatgatttcatcatatgaacatcaaggcacaatccttcccgttaggcgtttagtatcataccatcataacatatatgagaagaacataacccgtgtcatgccaacaactgtttttagaataaatgtgtttagttccaacgcaaagaccttatcagtgactcaatataaacgccaaaatatgcaatctttaatgacttgacaacagtatcgtaattatatcccttcttaaaaagtctattcaaaggttttgtaagtttctgaggtgaatactgagacctttgtgctttataaagaatatttccataaaaaagtggatgtgaaatacctgaacgtataagaagtctgcatgttgagctatatttacgaatgatgtctttataccgatgataaaatttagttaatGTTTTAGACTAGTTTGTAGGGTAATTCCCCaagcaaataacaaaataaaaagctcaaacacctCAATTGAATCGAtaaaaactgtcaaattaattaCTTTCGTAAAGTCATTTTCGTATgtataaaatggtggattgaacctggtacTAAAACTAGCACACAGTACACTTCGCAAATTACCAAGGTATTCCATCAGTCAAATTTAACTTGAGTATTAAACTTTCTCTCAAGATAAAACTAACAAATATTACCTGTCATGTTTGAAGAAATAGCTGGTGGTACAATTACTTCAGTTGATGAAACAGGGTTTGTGTTTAATGCTGTAATACAGATTTAGAATAATTTTAGACAATATCAAAGAGACATATCTTTCCTAAGTTTGTTGGAATCTATTTGTAAGtgtatttttctgtttaaagtAGAATGACATCATTTTGTTTAGGACCGCGATCATTCGTATTTTATTAGGTTTTTGtgtgtattaaaaaataatattgagcatttcattcatacattttttttataatcagcAATGCACAAATAAAGACCTTTAATCCATTTTTAACCAAATTTTAGTCATTTTGAATCAGCCTATctttttatgtcttttattcaatttaatttctCAAACTAACAGTTTTTTAGGTGTTTTTCTATAATCATGaatttttaactttgtacttataaaaaagaagacttgtttggctttataaatattttgatatgagcgtcactgactaGCCTTATGTAGaccaaacgcgcgtctggcgtactaacttataatcctggtacctttaataactattacaGTGCAGTTAAGCGTGTATCACAGAACATTGCCACATTGAACTCTATCTGGAATGGAGATATTGttagaaataaactcatcatagatactaggactaaattaagtatatacgccagatgcgggtttcgtctacaaaaaacttaTCAGTGATGCtagaatccaaaaaagttaaaaaggccaaataaagtacaaagttgaagagcattgaggacacaattcctaaaagtttcGCCAAAAACAGTCAAGgcaatctatgcctgaggtagaaaagccttagtgtttcaaaaaattcaaaaatttgtaaacagtaaatttataaatataaccatatcaatgccaattcatgtcagcacaagaAGTTTCGGGTTTCTTTAACTAACGAAAtgcatataataatataatatcataaaatattacactaacaaaaaacaattaagcgatacaaaaactaaaaaactgtgataaaatcaaaaagaaaacgAACTTACTAGTGTTCTGCTCAaagctatttttattttgtgaatCAAGCACAACTAAATTATAACATACTACATGCACAAAGTCACAATCTTTTGCATATTATACTCTTCATGACTTGGTTCAAGACAATTAGTGAAAGTTCCAGTatcatttgtaatatttatcaaatctaataaaatataacttgaCGTTAACTTCTGCAATTGATAGATTTAGTTTTAAGCATATATCTCCTTACTTGTACAGCGAATAGCAGCGTCACCGTTTTCACAAAACCCCTGAGATAATCTGTCAAATCGACACAGAAGCAATGTTGATTCATTACCAGAACAATTGACATGAACGTGTAGTTGTTTATAGTTCTCTCTTCTCGTCACTGTAATCGCAAATCCAATGTTTGACAAATTAAACTGTCGGCAAACAATAGTTGCGTGCGTGTCAGTCCACATATTCGGACACAGGacaacacttttgttttccctttcatCATATATCAAAACTCTCAAATCATTGTCTAACTTAACCTGCATATAATATTTAGTATCTGCAATGAATagtaaaacatatcaaatttattgtacGAATATTCACTATACTTTACAGACGAATTTATGTTAGGTAAAATTACGCATATTTATGCAATATGTGATTATAAAGACTCTTTTGAGAAAAATTAACACATTTCGGTAGGGATGGATATGTTTGACAATAGAGATTGTAGCATATGTACTTTGTAAACATACAAATCGTTTGAAATTTATCAACACCATgttagattttaaattttttggtagtaatgatttttatttcccTCATTCGGACATGAAGTCATGCTTCTGTAACACCGTTGCAACATCGTCTGTACTAGGCATCTCCAAAGACTACTTGGCACTGGAAACAGTTTTCGTATATATATAGGTTAAAATGTTCGTGTTGAAACATACTACCTTGAAACTTGAAGATCAAGCACGTACCATGTAGAACATTCCCTGTACCTTCATCGTATCGGTGTTTAGTAGAAGTCCGATTTATCGATGGTTTAATTATTGAATCTCTCGAAACAGATTTCGTGTTAGACCTTGTTGGGCCTGAAATATGCAAAATGTTCAGTTTAGAAATATTCACAATTTTGATACATTAAGTTCATATGGGAAAAATGTATCAGAATCAAACACGACTTGAATGTGGTACAATgtgtgaaattatttttatcatgttcaCCAAGcaaaaattttagattttctttCTGATAGGAGTCAAGAATTGAGTTTAATGAAATCATACTGTATTTTTTTACCTTGATCACAGCTGTAGGTTATCTCTATTCTAAACGGTTTAAAGAAACAGTATGTGTTTCTTATTTTCGTCTCGTCGCACTTATACTTCTTATCACACGCAGATATAATTCCATTTGTTAAGCATTCttgaatattttctttctttttttcacagGAATCATGATAGTCGTAATGATAGTTAGCTTTAGAAGAACTTATGACGTCAGTATGATGCAAATTGCACTGTGCGTCTTTTAAAGAACCACATACCACACGTCCTTGGTTGCTTTGTATAAGTCTATTCCAGACTGAAATATATGGATGTACTAGTAAATGACAAGGTATaactggtattttttttttagaaataagatattaaaataattatcagtCATTACATTTTGTTTACGATTGTTTCTTTTCTTCGTATTCACTTTTGATTTATACGATTCTAGTTTGAGTAAGGAAGTATTCAATTGTTTCTTCGTTGACTCTAGAGGTTGTCTGTAAGTGTCTGTTATCGTAGTAATTGGCATGAGGACACTATAtagtaatttaaataaaattggctGAAGAGcattacttttaattaaaatgattCAAAACTTTGTGACACACATAAATACATTCtgaatgtgcctgtccaaagccagGCACCTGCAATCATCGGGTGGAGTTTATTTCTGTGTATCGTATTGGTTTTTTCGTTTTCTgttttgtacattaatctgaCTGTTAATAATTTCGTTTCAATTAttaaacatttgtcaatagCTAATTGAGTAGTATTGGTTATGCTCATTATTTTGCTCCTTGTCTGACATTCTGAGTTATACGGATGTTTCGTAAATATTCGTGGATCATGTCGAAGTGAAAAACATACAGATTAAGGTCACGGAAAGTTGAATCCACACACTGACAGTTAGTGTTAacttttttcttgaataatcAACACCAACCAATGTAAGAGCAttattgaaataattcaaagatACCTCGATAATtcgatcaatattttttaaatattccacACTTACTTTTTGGGTTTTGGCTAACCgctttaatgttatttttgattcaaacttttttttatttgagagagtcttatttttattaatgataattCAAAGCTTGAACCGATGAAGATGCAAGATGCTTTGAGATCATCCAATCAATTATTGATTTGACTTCTATAGTTCATAATATTTTTGACTTTCTATTACACTTACCATCTCTATGAGAGCAAgcataattcaaaacaatatgCCTTGGAACTTTTGTACAACGACCATGTATGAAGGCGTTTGTATACACTTCACACCATTTCTGTCCATTACATTGTGACTGTATGTGTGTCGCCTTGTCGTCACAGTACCGTAAAGTATTGCATCGTGAGCCTTGTTGTGGAAAGATCACCTTTTCAATAGAAAGGTTTCCATAGGCGCAAGATATGTTTCTTTTCTCATCTTCACATAAGATAATTGTACCTAAATGAGAACTTAATTTTACAAAGAAAGATACTAGAAATACACAACGAAAGACAATGAATGAAGACAAAAACGCGAATAAAGGAGGTATTACAATT
The genomic region above belongs to Mytilus trossulus isolate FHL-02 chromosome 7, PNRI_Mtr1.1.1.hap1, whole genome shotgun sequence and contains:
- the LOC134725235 gene encoding uncharacterized protein LOC134725235 isoform X3, producing MIVLKFICLVYLPFVTFGNTLDFTQSRTIILCEDEKRNISCAYGNLSIEKVIFPQQGSRCNTLRYCDDKATHIQSQCNGQKWCEVYTNAFIHGRCTKVPRHIVLNYACSHRDVWNRLIQSNQGRVVCGSLKDAQCNLHHTDVISSSKANYHYDYHDSCEKKKENIQECLTNGIISACDKKYKCDETKIRNTYCFFKPFRIEITYSCDQDTKYYMQVKLDNDLRVLIYDERENKSVVLCPNMWTDTHATIVCRQFNLSNIGFAITVTRRENYKQLHVHVNCSGNESTLLLCRFDRLSQGFCENGDAAIRCTTLNTNPVSSTEVIVPPAISSNMTGTEIGVISSIVVIATTLFVIFIIYRKNKKWKHNSESNISEPMNYQNLHRNDGLNETSNLYVDANATNGPYSRLAASVETDNTSYSINDPQRGNIFVDHLHGLEGNMENNYFSY
- the LOC134725235 gene encoding uncharacterized protein LOC134725235 isoform X5; its protein translation is MIVLKFICLVYLPFVTFGNTLDFTQSRTIILCEDEKRNISCAYGNLSIEKVIFPQQGSRCNTLRYCDDKATHIQSQCNGQKWCEVYTNAFIHGRCTKVPRHIVLNYACSHRDGPTRSNTKSVSRDSIIKPSINRTSTKHRYDEGTGNVLHGTCLIFKFQDTKYYMQVKLDNDLRVLIYDERENKSVVLCPNMWTDTHATIVCRQFNLSNIGFAITVTRRENYKQLHVHVNCSGNESTLLLCRFDRLSQGFCENGDAAIRCTTLNTNPVSSTEVIVPPAISSNMTGTEIGVISSIVVIATTLFVIFIIYRKNKKWKHNSESNISEPMNYQNLHRNDGLNETSNLYVDANATNGPYSRLAASVETDNTSYSINDPQRGNIFVDHLHGLEGNMENNYFSY
- the LOC134725235 gene encoding uncharacterized protein LOC134725235 isoform X1; this translates as MIVLKFICLVYLPFVTFGNTLDFTQSRTIILCEDEKRNISCAYGNLSIEKVIFPQQGSRCNTLRYCDDKATHIQSQCNGQKWCEVYTNAFIHGRCTKVPRHIVLNYACSHRDVWNRLIQSNQGRVVCGSLKDAQCNLHHTDVISSSKANYHYDYHDSCEKKKENIQECLTNGIISACDKKYKCDETKIRNTYCFFKPFRIEITYSCDQGPTRSNTKSVSRDSIIKPSINRTSTKHRYDEGTGNVLHGTCLIFKFQDTKYYMQVKLDNDLRVLIYDERENKSVVLCPNMWTDTHATIVCRQFNLSNIGFAITVTRRENYKQLHVHVNCSGNESTLLLCRFDRLSQGFCENGDAAIRCTTLNTNPVSSTEVIVPPAISSNMTGTEIGVISSIVVIATTLFVIFIIYRKNKKWKHNSESNISEPMNYQNLHRNDGLNETSNLYVDANATNGPYSRLAASVETDNTSYSINDPQRGNIFVDHLHGLEGNMENNYFSY
- the LOC134725235 gene encoding uncharacterized protein LOC134725235 isoform X2, which encodes MIVLKFICLVYLPFVTFGNTLDFTQSRTIILCEDEKRNISCAYGNLSIEKVIFPQQGSRCNTLRYCDDKATHIQSQCNGQKWCEVYTNAFIHGRCTKVPRHIVLNYACSHRDVWNRLIQSNQGRVVCGSLKDAQCNLHHTDVISSSKANYHYDYHDSCEKKKENIQECLTNGIISACDKKYKCDETKIRNTYCFFKPFRIEITYSCDQGPTRSNTKSVSRDSIIKPSINRTSTKHRYDEGTGNVLHDTKYYMQVKLDNDLRVLIYDERENKSVVLCPNMWTDTHATIVCRQFNLSNIGFAITVTRRENYKQLHVHVNCSGNESTLLLCRFDRLSQGFCENGDAAIRCTTLNTNPVSSTEVIVPPAISSNMTGTEIGVISSIVVIATTLFVIFIIYRKNKKWKHNSESNISEPMNYQNLHRNDGLNETSNLYVDANATNGPYSRLAASVETDNTSYSINDPQRGNIFVDHLHGLEGNMENNYFSY
- the LOC134725235 gene encoding uncharacterized protein LOC134725235 isoform X4: MIVLKFICLVYLPFVTFGNTLDFTQSRTIILCEDEKRNISCAYGNLSIEKVIFPQQGSRCNTLRYCDDKATHIQSQCNGQKWCEVYTNAFIHGRCTKVPRHIVLNYACSHRDVWNRLIQSNQGRVVCGSLKDAQCNLHHTDVISSSKANYHYDYHDSCEKKKENIQECLTNGIISACDKKYKCDETKIRNTYCFFKPFRIEITYSCDQGPTRSNTKSVSRDSIIKPSINRTSTKHRYDEGTGNVLHGTCLIFKFQDTKYYMQVKLDNDLRVLIYDERENKSVVLCPNMWTDTHATIVCRQFNLSNIGFAITVTRRENYKQLHVHVNCSGNESTLLLCRFDRLSQGFCENGDAAIRCTTLNTNPVSSTEVIVPPAISSNMTGKIKSGNIILNRTYQNQ